The following is a genomic window from Novipirellula aureliae.
CTTCGTTTTTAGGTCCACAGGCTAGGCCGCGGAGCTGGGCGATAGGTTCAGTTAGGGACTAGGTTCAGTTAGGGACAGAGCATTTCAGTTAGGGACAGAGCATGATTCTGGCGGAGAGTCAGTTAGGGACAGAGCATTTCAGTTAGGGACAGAGCATGATTCTGGCGGATTTGCCTTTTCCCTAACCGAGGTTCAGTTAGGGACAGAGCATGATTCTGGCGGATTTGCCTTTTCCCTAACCGAGGTATACGATTCCTGGTGATTCTGCTGATGCTTTTCTCTCGGGAGGTGTGTGATGGTTCGGTTGGCACGTAGCGAAGTGTTTGATCCGCATGAGGTCGTTATCGCCCATCTGTACAATCGGACCTGCCGACGCTGTTTCCTGATGGGAAATGACCAAGTGTCCGGCAAAAACTTCGACCACCGGAAAATCTGGATCGAAAAGTATCTGCAACAGTTTGCAGAATTTTTCTCTTTAGATTTGCTAGCTTTTTCCATACTAGACAACCACCTCCACTTGATCCTAAGATCGCGGCCCGATCTGGTGGCGACCTGGAGCGATAAAGAGGTGGCTCGGCGCTGGTTGATGCTCTGTCCACACCGCCGCAAATCCGACGGGTCGCCTTTGCCCCCAAGCGAGACAGAACTCAAATCGATCGCTGGTTGTCCAATCAAATGCCAAGAAATCCGCGAGCGGCTGAGCAGTTTCAGTTGGTGGATGCGGCTGTTGTGCCAACGCGTTGCGATGCGAGCGAATCGCGAGGAACAGGAGTCGGGCCGGTTCTTCCAAGATCGCTACCGTGCAACTCGATTGACGGACGAAGCATCCCTGCTGGCCTGTGCCGCTTACGTGGATTTGAACCTGATTCGTGCCGCGATGGCGGAAACGCTGGAGCAGAGCGATCATACGTCGGTGCAAAAACGAATCGAGGCGATGAAAAGTGAGTCACCAAGCGAAAACAAGCCGGATGCTTTCTTGGCACCTCTGTCGATCGATGAGCAGCTTGATCCCGTAGGTCCCTGTGCTAGCGACAGCGGCAAGCGTTGTAGTGATAAAGGCTTCTTACCGATTTCGCTCGTGGATTACTTGAAGCTACTCGATTGGACGGCTCGGCAGGTGGCGCCGGGCAAACGCGGAGTGACGCCTTCGGCCGCACCACCGATTTTGGTTCGGTTGGGACTCGAGCAAGCGACTTGGTGCGAACTGGTGAAGGACTTTGGGAAATTGTTCTGCAGCATTGCTGGACGCCCCGAGAGTGTCGATTCGATGCGTTGTCACCGCACGCACCGCCGCTACCATCTCCGCCGCCGCGCCCGCGAGCTATTGACGCTCCCGGACTGAGTGCCCCTTCTTCGATTTCCCTCCTTTTCGTGACGCTCTTTGAGCTGCCCCCAGGATGAAGGTACGCACCCAATACGGCCATTCCGAGGAAAAAAGCCTATCTCACTGGCTTACACACACGCTATTTGACGATCCGGTGCAATAGCAAAGCAAAAATCCTGACATAGTCTGCTCGGGGTGTTACTGCGTCACCTGACATGATGCTCTGTCCCTATGATTTGCTGTGACGCTCTTTGAGCTGCCCCCAGGATGAAGGCACGCACCCAATACGGCCATTCCGAGGGAAAAAGCCTATCTCACTGGCTTGCACACACGCTGTTTGACGATCAGGTGCAATAGCAAAGCAAAAATTACGATATAGTCTGCTCGGGGTGTTACTGCGTCACCTGACATGATGCTCTGTCCCTATGATTTCCTCTCACTGGCTTACACACACGCTATTTGACGATCCGGTGCAATAGCAAAGCAAAAATCCCGACATAGTCTGCTCGGGGTGTTACTGCGTCACCTGACATGATGTCTGTCCCTTAGATTCTGTGCTCGGGGTGTTACTGCGTCACCTGACATGATGCTCTGTCCCTTAGATTCTGCGTCACCTGACATGATGCTCTGTCCCTATGCTCTGTCATACGGCCATTCCGAGGAAAAAGCCTATCTCACTGGCTTGCACACACGCTATTTGACGATCTGGTGCAATAGCAAAGCAAAAATCCCGACATAGTCTGCTCGGGGTGTTACTGCGTCACCTGACATGATGCTCTGTCCCTTAGATTCTGGTCTGCTCGGGGTGTTACTGCGTCACCTGACATGATGCTCTGTCCCTTAGATTCTGACTGCGTCACCTGACATGATGCTCTGTCCCTTATGCGTCACCTGACATGATGCTCTGTCCCTTAGATTTGCTCCTTAGATTTGCTGTACAGAATCGATTAATGACTCCCCGCAAAGCTTCCTCTACCTATCGGATCCGCCACTATCGACCTGCCGATGCCGTGCCGCTGGCGGAACTCTTTTGTGATTGTGTTCACCGAGTCAACTGGCGTGACTACTCCACTGAACAGCTTCAGGCTTGGGCGCCGGCGGAAATAGATCTGGATGCATGGCAAAAAAGATTCAACGATCGAATCGCCATCGTTGTGGAGTCGGGCACGGAGATCGCCGGTTTTGCGGACATGACGCTGGCCGGGCATCTGGACCGACTCTTCGTATCCGCTGATCACCAGCGACGAGGCGTCGGCAAGACGCTTGTCGATGAACTGAAGCTTCGAGCGAGTAATCTGGGGATCGCAGAAATCACGACCGAGGCCAGCATCACGGCAAAACCTTTCTTCGCCGCTCAAGGTTTTACGGTTGTTCGCGAACAAAGTGTTTTGTGTCGGGGGCAATATCTGACAAATTACCGTATGCGATCCCAGGTTGAAATCAAAATCAATTCCCCGTTGTGATGAAAATACCTTAACAGCTTTGTGGGGTGTGCGAAATTGTTTGCCATTAAATAGCGACAAACGTTTCCGGTGTTATTAACCCTCCGTCCCTAAGCCATTCAGATCATGTCAGAATCAGAGATGCGTGAAGTCTATCGGGCTGCTGATGACAATGAGGCGTATTTGTTATGCAGCGAACTACAAAATGAAGGCATCGAGGCACGTGTTGTTGGGAACCCTATCCGTGGCATCCTCAACCACCTCGACATCGGAGCGACCGCACCGAGGATTCTGGTTCCCCCAGACCGCTATGAGGAAGCCCGCAAAATTGTAGTCGCCCATGAGTCAAGGCAAAAATTGAATTTAGACTCAGCGGAACAATGGGAAGGTGTTCACGGTGGCGAGCTTAATGAACCAACCTTTGACATTTGTTGGCAGTGCCAAACCGAACATGCTTCTCCAGCCGAATGATCGTTATTCATCGTGTTTAATCCTGGCTCGGAATCATTATGTCGGCGAGTGTAGCGATTGCCAGAATCGCCGTGAGCCATCGTCCGCCGATGAAGAGAAACCAACGAACCCAGATTCGATTGTCACCCAGTTGGTCATGATAGTGCTCGATCAAAGATCCGCTATAGTGGTTCATGGAAACAGCAGTACAGCAGCGATCCGCCATTTCTAAACAGGAAGCATGAGGATGACCGACAACGCAAATCCTTACCGACCTCCGAATGAAATAGAACCGCACCAGAGTTGGTGGTCGAAGTTGCGTGGTCGGTTCAGCTCGAAGGGGCCTATTGTCATATCGAGACCGGCTCCAAACTTCGCTGGTGGCGAGGCGATCATCTGTGAAGGAATCGCGTTCTTCGTCAATCTGGAAGAACCGTCCCGGTTATACGCTGCGTCCCCGTCCACGGACACCAGCGACCAACGGATGGACTTTATTCTAGCGGAGGCCATTGGGCAATGCGGTGTTGCCAAAGTATCCGATCAACAGCGCGACTGCATTGGAGCTAGGCCGGAATGGCATGTACTGGAGGAATTCTAAAACGTGAAACATTCTTCCGCCGAGCTTGTCTCGGCGGAGGAAACAAGTGGCGGCCACAAACCGCACGCCGCCCGAAAGAAATTCGCCCCACCCCCACGAATCGCCTCCGGCGATTCGTGGGGGTGAGGCGAGCGTGGGATTTTGCGTTCATGGTAGCTGCCATCTGTTGCTCTGCCCGGACAAGCCGGACGGAAGCAGGCCCCCCTGTGAAACTCACTCCGTTTTTCTTAAGTCCACGCCATTCGAGCTAGGCCGGAGGCCGAAACATCCGCTGCCGGTGGAAATGGATGGGTCAGCCCGCGGAGAGGTGAAACCACCGACCAACCCTTCTCGCTTCTATCGGAACGCATGTAAATTGCATCGACCGGCCAGGTCGTAGCGGAACGAGCGGCTGCGACTACGAACCAAACAGCAAATCCACTACGGGTTGGTCTCTTGGGGGAGAGGTGTTTTGTGCGTAAGATATTGACAGTGGGATGTTCTCCTTCTCCATTCAGGATTCGTTTGCTGTCCACCTGAATCCGCTTTGCTGTTCCATTCAAGAGGCCCGAGTTTGCCAGAGAATACTGATTTTTTATCGTGGCGACGGCTAGCAACGGTGGCGATGATTCTGTTGGGGCTTGGGCTGGTGTTCTATTTTGGAAATCGGACGGTTGAGTCGTACCGACAGGTACGGTTCATCCAAGAACAAGGCTTTGATAGCGGTGACGCTGATCTGGACGCAATTCGACCGTGGATGACGATCCACTTCGTTGCTGCGGCTTATGCGGTGCCGAAGGAGTATATCTACGCCGAGTTGGGAATTGATCCTGATCGCAACCGACGCGATATTGATCTTCGACGTTTGAATGACGATTTGAAGTTGGGACATTCCTCACCGCGATCCGAACTTCCGTTGATAAAACGTCTTCGCAATATCATCCTCGACTATCGTGCCGATCCTGTCGCGACAGGCCTCAGCGAACTGCGTGATTGGATGACGTTGGAGTATGTTGCCAACAGTACAGGAATACCCGCATCAACGATTGTCGATGACCTTGGCTTGGATGACCGGGCACGCGAGCTATCGGCCCCGAACGGTTCCGATCGAAAGATCGAGGTCAACGTCCATCGGCCGCTGTTCGATTTAGCTCGTGATTTGCACTACCCGGGTGGACCGGGTGGGTTAGGTGAAGCGATCGAGCGTGTGATTGCAGAACGATCGGTGGAACCACAATGAGCTTCTCACCCGCCGAACTGAATGAGCATGTCCTCACCTGGATTGTCGCGTATGGGCCACCATTTTTGGGAGCGACACTGTTTCTGTGCGCCGTGGGTGTGCCGCTTCCAGGTACGATTTTCGTTATCGCTGGAGGTGCATTCATGCGACAAGGGGTGATGGATGTCACTTGGACGCCCATTGAAGCGTTCGCCGGTGCGGTACTCGGCGACTTGACGTCCTATGGGATGGGACGATCGATGCGCGTGAGAATTCAGCGACGCTTCAGCGATAGCCCAAAATGGAAACGTGCTGAATCGACCTTTCAAAAACGCGGCGGAGTGGCAATCTACCTAACGCGATGGCTGCTAACGCCGCTCGCGGTTCCGACCAATCTTTTGGCCGGAAGCGGCGGCTACTCGCTGAAACGGTTCATCGCCTTTGATATCGCCGGCGAACTGACGTGGCTTCTAGTCTTTGGTGGACTCGGCTACGGATTCGGCAGCCAATGGGAAGCGATCAGTGATTTGAGTCGCGACTTCACGGGCCTTTTTGTCGGCATCGCAATCTGCATCGCAGGCGTTTATTTATTGGCTCGCATGCGCAAGTGATTCATTCATTGCTTTACGGTTCGGCATGATACTTGATCGACGCAACCCCCGTTCACGGGTAGCGACAATGAGTTGTGCGATGGTCCCGTCGCATTCGCGACGATAACGCTCGAGACCGTTTCCTGAAAAACGACTGGGGCACCCCCCACTGCGAGAAAGAATCTGCTAGGATTTGAGTCGTTGAAAGATACGACTTTTGGGTTCCCTTCGTCACATAGGATGCACTTTCATGAACGCCAGATTCACGATGCAACTTCGAGCCGCAGCGATGGTGCTTTGTCTCACGGGCACTTTCACCTCGCCATTGTATGGCCAAGAAAAGATCGGTAGTGATTACATTCCTAGCGATGCCATGTTGACGGCCGTCTTCAGTGTTCGTGAAACGATGAAGAGCCCGATTGTCGAAATGTATCCGGTCGAAATCGTCGAAGCGATGGGGAAAGAGAACATCGGGGTTCTACCCAGCGAAGTCGATCGCGTCAAAGTCATCGTCGGAGTTCCTGGACCAACACCTCCCATGGTGGCTGTGGTGTTCTCCTTGAATCGCGACCTTGCACTCGGCGACTTGAAGGAAGGATTGATCGATATGGAGGACGCCATCGATATCGATTCAAAGCCGTGTTACCCGCTCGTGGCATCGCCCGACATGATCGTCCACCTCAAGGACTCTCGCACGGTGATCCTGGCTAGTGCGAATTATATGGAGTCGGTATTGGACGCGGGTGAAACCGGATCTACCGATGGAGTCCTTGCACAACTATCCGGTGCAACTCCGCATCGTGGCAATCTATCGGTGCTGTTAGCGGTCGAACCGGTACGTCCGATGGTGAACGGTTTTATCCAGTTTCAGTCTCAGCAAATTCCACCCGAGTTTCGCGACCTTACGAAAATACCCGATCTGCTTGACGCGACACTGATCCAGTTGGACCTTGAGGATAGTGAAGCAGGTTTTCGGGTTGTCATGTTAGCTCGCGATGAGGAATCGAGCGACGAGCTGTTAGCGATTGCCGAAAAATCGATTGAACGGGGGCGGCAAATGGGAGTCGCTG
Proteins encoded in this region:
- a CDS encoding DedA family protein, whose translation is MSFSPAELNEHVLTWIVAYGPPFLGATLFLCAVGVPLPGTIFVIAGGAFMRQGVMDVTWTPIEAFAGAVLGDLTSYGMGRSMRVRIQRRFSDSPKWKRAESTFQKRGGVAIYLTRWLLTPLAVPTNLLAGSGGYSLKRFIAFDIAGELTWLLVFGGLGYGFGSQWEAISDLSRDFTGLFVGIAICIAGVYLLARMRK
- a CDS encoding DUF1559 domain-containing protein, whose product is MNARFTMQLRAAAMVLCLTGTFTSPLYGQEKIGSDYIPSDAMLTAVFSVRETMKSPIVEMYPVEIVEAMGKENIGVLPSEVDRVKVIVGVPGPTPPMVAVVFSLNRDLALGDLKEGLIDMEDAIDIDSKPCYPLVASPDMIVHLKDSRTVILASANYMESVLDAGETGSTDGVLAQLSGATPHRGNLSVLLAVEPVRPMVNGFIQFQSQQIPPEFRDLTKIPDLLDATLIQLDLEDSEAGFRVVMLARDEESSDELLAIAEKSIERGRQMGVAAMTEDMQGDDAVTQASRQYVDRMADQITSILKPIKQGRRLTIQTSSQYGVATQGILVGLLLPAVQAAREAARRMSSSNNMKQFGLAFHNYHAAYGRLPGTIHSESGEPLLSWRVQILPFIEQQPLYSRFHLDEPWDSEHNRQLISQMPEIYVDPRLTLEPGQTVYQTPVGENTIANPGETTRFREILDGLSYTIMIVETNAENAVVWTKPSDIEIDLNDPTAFMRGRPGVHATLGDGAVKFLTENIDPETFKALLTKSGKEPVQF
- a CDS encoding GNAT family N-acetyltransferase, with the protein product MTPRKASSTYRIRHYRPADAVPLAELFCDCVHRVNWRDYSTEQLQAWAPAEIDLDAWQKRFNDRIAIVVESGTEIAGFADMTLAGHLDRLFVSADHQRRGVGKTLVDELKLRASNLGIAEITTEASITAKPFFAAQGFTVVREQSVLCRGQYLTNYRMRSQVEIKINSPL
- a CDS encoding putative signal transducing protein; protein product: MSESEMREVYRAADDNEAYLLCSELQNEGIEARVVGNPIRGILNHLDIGATAPRILVPPDRYEEARKIVVAHESRQKLNLDSAEQWEGVHGGELNEPTFDICWQCQTEHASPAE